The Streptomyces sp. NBC_01268 genome window below encodes:
- a CDS encoding SPW_0924 family protein: MRALVAAAIGLVPVLLIVLLFALVDVPPDGPTSPSPLLTAVPGPEK; this comes from the coding sequence TTGCGCGCCCTAGTAGCCGCCGCCATCGGGCTGGTCCCCGTCCTTCTGATCGTCCTGCTCTTCGCCCTGGTCGACGTCCCGCCGGACGGGCCCACCTCGCCCAGCCCCCTGCTGACCGCCGTCCCCGGTCCCGAGAAGTAA
- a CDS encoding ATP-dependent RNA helicase, whose translation MIRNDALDLLPVRHAVPELLTALEERGVAMLYAPPGTGKTTLVPLALAGLIGDGPRRRVLVAEPRRMAVRAAARRMAWLLGEEVGGSVGFSVRGERRAGPATRVEVVTTGVLLQRLQRDPELGGVDVVLLDECHERHLDADTAMAFLVDVRATLRPELKLIAASATSDAEAWAQLLTVLDGGAPAPIVWGKGEGHGYAVRFAAPPAGIRPAHGTRVDPALLRHVAATVRGALERHDGDVLCFLPGTGEIARTAGLLADLDADVLQLHGRAPAAVQDSVLRGAEPGGRRRVVLATSVAESSLTVPGVRIVVDSGLAREPRMDHARGLGSLATVPVSVAAATQRAGRSGREAPGVVYRCWAEAEDGARARFPSPEIRISDLADFALRAACWGDPTGSGLALLDAPPAGAMTAARAVLTAIGAVDGDGRATDRGVRMSRLGLHPRLGRALLDGAREVGARRAAEVVALLSEEPPREYGDDLAAAWRAARKGGDGYGARWKAEVRRLERSADEEAESRRPGAASGRTGRTGPSGTAGTAGMAGASAAVEAGTAGGRATAGASGEDAAAGLVTALAFPERVARAREQGGYLMVSGTGARLAEGSGLRSSGWLAVAVADRTAQSATARVRLAAVVDEEVARGAAGHLFAAGEEVHWEDGDVVARSVERLGAVELTVRPLRDGADPALVREALLDGLAREGLSLLRWSQGATELRSRLAFLRRGVGEPWPDVSEGALLARAEEWLEPELSRARRRADLGRIDAGQGLRRLLPWASGEAGRLDELAPERIEVPSGSRIRVEYGGERPVLAVKLQEMFGLAETPRVAGVPVQVHLLSPAGRPAAVTADLASFWREGYRSVRAELRGRYPKHPWPEDPSAAEPTRHTSARQRREVRPER comes from the coding sequence GTGATCCGAAACGACGCACTCGACCTGCTCCCCGTCCGCCACGCCGTCCCCGAGCTGCTGACCGCGCTCGAGGAGCGCGGTGTCGCGATGCTGTACGCCCCGCCCGGGACCGGCAAGACCACGCTGGTCCCGCTGGCCCTCGCGGGGCTCATAGGGGACGGGCCGCGGCGGCGGGTGCTGGTGGCCGAGCCGCGCCGGATGGCGGTGCGGGCGGCCGCCCGGCGGATGGCGTGGCTGCTCGGCGAGGAGGTCGGCGGCTCGGTCGGCTTCTCCGTGCGCGGCGAGCGACGGGCCGGGCCCGCGACCCGGGTCGAGGTGGTCACCACGGGCGTCCTGCTCCAGCGGCTCCAGCGGGACCCGGAGCTGGGCGGGGTGGACGTGGTGCTGCTCGACGAGTGCCACGAGCGGCATCTGGACGCGGACACGGCGATGGCGTTCCTGGTGGACGTGCGGGCGACGCTGCGGCCGGAGCTGAAGCTGATCGCCGCCTCGGCGACGAGCGACGCGGAGGCGTGGGCGCAGCTGCTGACCGTCCTCGACGGCGGTGCACCCGCGCCGATCGTCTGGGGCAAGGGCGAGGGGCACGGCTACGCGGTCCGGTTCGCCGCCCCGCCCGCCGGGATCCGGCCGGCGCACGGCACCCGGGTGGATCCGGCGCTGCTGCGGCACGTGGCGGCGACGGTGCGGGGCGCGCTGGAGCGGCACGACGGGGACGTGCTCTGTTTCCTGCCCGGCACGGGGGAGATCGCGCGGACGGCGGGGCTGCTCGCGGACCTGGACGCGGACGTGCTCCAGCTGCACGGCCGCGCGCCCGCCGCGGTGCAGGACTCGGTGCTGCGGGGCGCCGAGCCGGGCGGGCGGCGGCGGGTGGTGCTGGCGACCTCGGTGGCGGAGTCGAGCCTGACGGTGCCCGGTGTGCGGATCGTGGTGGACTCCGGGCTGGCGCGGGAGCCGCGGATGGACCACGCGCGGGGCCTCGGTTCCCTGGCGACGGTGCCGGTGTCGGTCGCGGCGGCCACCCAGCGGGCCGGCCGGTCCGGGCGTGAGGCGCCCGGTGTGGTCTATCGCTGCTGGGCCGAGGCGGAGGACGGGGCCCGGGCGCGCTTCCCCTCCCCCGAGATCAGGATCTCGGACCTGGCCGACTTCGCGCTGCGCGCGGCCTGCTGGGGCGACCCGACGGGCTCCGGGCTCGCGCTGCTCGACGCGCCGCCGGCCGGGGCGATGACGGCGGCCCGCGCGGTCCTCACGGCGATCGGCGCCGTGGACGGGGACGGGCGGGCCACGGACCGGGGCGTGCGGATGTCCCGGCTCGGTCTGCACCCCCGGCTGGGGCGGGCCCTGCTGGACGGGGCGAGGGAGGTGGGCGCCCGGCGGGCGGCGGAGGTGGTGGCCCTGCTGAGCGAGGAGCCGCCCCGGGAGTACGGGGACGACCTGGCGGCGGCCTGGCGGGCGGCGCGCAAGGGCGGCGACGGATACGGGGCGCGGTGGAAGGCCGAGGTGCGGCGCCTGGAGCGCTCGGCGGACGAGGAGGCGGAGTCGCGGCGGCCCGGTGCGGCGTCGGGCAGGACGGGACGGACGGGCCCTTCCGGCACGGCAGGCACGGCAGGCATGGCAGGGGCATCCGCCGCCGTCGAGGCGGGCACCGCGGGCGGGAGGGCCACGGCAGGCGCCTCGGGCGAGGACGCGGCGGCCGGGCTCGTGACCGCGTTGGCGTTCCCCGAACGGGTGGCCAGGGCCCGGGAGCAGGGCGGGTATCTGATGGTGTCGGGTACGGGGGCCCGGCTCGCGGAGGGCTCGGGGCTGCGGTCCAGCGGCTGGCTGGCGGTGGCGGTGGCGGACCGGACGGCGCAGAGCGCCACCGCCCGGGTGCGGCTGGCGGCCGTGGTGGACGAGGAGGTGGCGCGGGGCGCCGCTGGGCACCTGTTCGCGGCCGGCGAGGAGGTCCACTGGGAGGACGGGGACGTCGTGGCCCGCTCGGTCGAGCGGCTCGGCGCGGTGGAGCTGACGGTCCGCCCGCTGCGGGACGGCGCCGATCCCGCGCTGGTGCGGGAGGCACTGCTGGACGGGCTGGCCCGGGAGGGCCTGTCGCTGCTGCGGTGGAGCCAGGGTGCGACGGAGCTGCGGAGCCGACTGGCCTTCCTGCGGCGCGGGGTGGGCGAGCCGTGGCCGGACGTGTCGGAGGGGGCGCTGCTCGCTCGGGCGGAGGAGTGGCTGGAGCCGGAGCTGTCGCGGGCGCGGCGGCGGGCGGACCTGGGGCGGATCGACGCCGGGCAGGGGCTCCGGCGGCTGCTGCCGTGGGCTTCGGGCGAGGCCGGGCGGCTCGACGAGCTGGCGCCGGAGCGGATCGAGGTGCCGAGCGGTTCGCGGATCCGGGTGGAGTACGGCGGGGAGCGGCCGGTGCTCGCGGTGAAGCTGCAGGAGATGTTCGGTCTGGCCGAGACGCCCAGGGTGGCGGGGGTCCCGGTGCAGGTGCATCTGCTGTCCCCGGCGGGGCGGCCGGCGGCGGTGACGGCGGATCTGGCCTCGTTCTGGCGGGAGGGCTATCGCTCGGTGCGGGCGGAGCTGCGGGGCCGGTATCCCAAGCATCCGTGGCCGGAGGACCCGTCGGCGGCGGAGCCCACCCGGCACACGAGCGCGCGGCAGCGGAGGGAGGTCAGACCGGAGCGGTGA
- a CDS encoding DUF3068 domain-containing protein, whose product MRRRASLVLLAFAVFFAAMAPTLRWYVFPRVVKIPSNQYQVTVLEAKPATLLDYTTFKAKKVDKITIVQTLKGNVEESRRIERDAGRDVVVWDSLSYVAGPDGKMVSKIPERYIFDAHTQDPVNATGEMVDGDPVRRTGIEFKWPFLVEKRDYQYFDAQTRTSAPIHYKGTRTFRGMEVYYFEQTVPWTRVPMPKSMPIKGITPDLLAKTGLTRWYTTQRMFWIDPVTGAPVNGEEIHKEELRNAKALMGQDTITVFAGHVKMREDYIESVGALVESNRLMVLMVVSYLPWSFTFLALLLLALALWLEARSRRPDPDARSGPDPDAGPDPDAWPGPDPDGRSGPGPDPVTAPV is encoded by the coding sequence ATGCGCCGCCGAGCCAGCCTCGTCCTGCTCGCCTTCGCCGTCTTCTTCGCCGCCATGGCGCCCACCCTGCGCTGGTACGTCTTCCCCCGCGTGGTGAAGATCCCGTCGAACCAGTACCAGGTGACCGTCCTGGAGGCGAAGCCCGCGACCCTCCTCGACTACACGACCTTCAAGGCCAAGAAGGTCGACAAGATCACGATCGTCCAGACCCTCAAGGGCAATGTGGAGGAGTCGCGGCGGATCGAACGCGACGCCGGCCGCGACGTCGTCGTCTGGGACTCCCTCTCCTACGTCGCGGGACCCGACGGCAAGATGGTGTCCAAGATCCCCGAGCGCTACATCTTCGACGCCCACACCCAGGACCCCGTCAACGCCACCGGCGAGATGGTCGACGGCGACCCGGTCCGGCGCACGGGCATCGAGTTCAAGTGGCCCTTCCTCGTCGAGAAGCGGGACTACCAGTACTTCGACGCCCAGACCCGCACCTCCGCCCCCATCCACTACAAGGGCACCCGCACCTTCCGCGGCATGGAGGTCTACTACTTCGAGCAGACCGTCCCCTGGACGCGGGTCCCCATGCCCAAGTCGATGCCCATCAAGGGCATCACCCCCGACCTCCTCGCCAAGACCGGCCTCACCCGCTGGTACACCACCCAGCGCATGTTCTGGATCGACCCGGTCACCGGCGCCCCCGTCAACGGCGAGGAGATCCACAAGGAGGAGCTCCGCAACGCCAAGGCCCTGATGGGTCAGGACACGATCACCGTCTTCGCGGGCCACGTGAAGATGCGCGAGGACTACATCGAGAGCGTCGGCGCACTGGTCGAGTCCAACCGCCTGATGGTGCTGATGGTCGTCTCCTACCTCCCCTGGAGCTTCACCTTCCTCGCCCTCCTCCTGCTCGCCCTCGCCCTCTGGCTCGAAGCCCGCTCCCGGCGCCCCGACCCGGACGCCCGGTCCGGTCCCGATCCGGACGCCGGTCCCGATCCGGACGCCTGGCCGGGTCCCGACCCGGACGGCCGGTCCGGTCCCGGCCCCGACCCCGTCACCGCTCCGGTCTGA
- a CDS encoding DUF4184 family protein has protein sequence MPFTLSHAAAVLPGIRSDGRARGPLVASALVAGSFSPDLTYFAATAVPGAMQFGNVTHSPLGVVTVDVLITAALVALWLMVREPLVGLLPRRWNGRVYGFVRGRPWRERRPAGLVLWFGLSAVLGATTHVVWDAFTHLDRWGTRLIPFLGEIVGGFPVYLYAQYGGSALALVLLGWFTVRALRATPAGAGPPAGVPLLDRRGRLLAAAVIGACVLAATAHRVVRFYAYWGRIDKPLDIIPTLCFGAGSGLALGLLLYGAGTRLWPPDRPEARLEARVRPVPEAGPDAAAGASGRAPERSRPGPR, from the coding sequence GTGCCGTTCACACTGAGCCATGCCGCCGCCGTCCTGCCGGGCATCCGGAGCGACGGCCGAGCGCGCGGGCCCCTGGTGGCCTCGGCGCTCGTCGCGGGCTCCTTCTCCCCCGACCTGACCTACTTCGCGGCCACCGCCGTACCCGGCGCGATGCAGTTCGGGAACGTCACCCACTCACCGCTCGGCGTCGTCACGGTCGACGTCCTGATCACGGCGGCGCTGGTGGCGCTGTGGCTGATGGTGCGTGAGCCGCTGGTGGGACTGCTGCCGCGCCGGTGGAACGGCCGGGTGTACGGGTTCGTCCGGGGCCGCCCGTGGCGGGAGCGGCGGCCGGCCGGGCTCGTCCTCTGGTTCGGTCTCTCTGCGGTGCTGGGCGCGACGACCCACGTGGTGTGGGACGCGTTCACCCACCTCGACCGCTGGGGCACCCGGCTGATCCCGTTCCTGGGCGAGATCGTCGGCGGCTTCCCCGTCTATCTGTACGCGCAGTACGGCGGTTCGGCGCTGGCGCTGGTCCTGCTCGGCTGGTTCACGGTACGGGCGCTGCGCGCCACCCCGGCCGGGGCCGGGCCGCCCGCCGGGGTACCGCTCCTCGACCGGCGCGGGCGGCTCCTCGCGGCCGCGGTGATCGGAGCCTGCGTACTGGCCGCCACGGCCCACCGGGTGGTGCGCTTCTACGCGTACTGGGGACGGATCGACAAGCCCCTCGACATCATCCCGACGCTCTGCTTCGGTGCGGGCTCGGGGCTGGCCCTCGGTCTGCTGCTGTACGGGGCGGGGACGCGGCTGTGGCCGCCGGACCGGCCGGAAGCCCGCCTCGAGGCCCGGGTGCGCCCCGTCCCGGAAGCGGGTCCCGACGCCGCGGCCGGCGCGTCGGGCCGTGCGCCGGAGCGCTCCCGTCCCGGACCTCGCTGA
- a CDS encoding lytic transglycosylase domain-containing protein, with product MASHLGRRLRRGATSGAVVAAAVAALAASQAPDMAPPPADNASGDLPAGAEDTATPPGGSASGNSPYYTDLPPLNTPNKPGATTDLPVITGPAEAGIPASVLAAYKRAEQSIRSTDPNCNLPWQLLAGIGKVESGQARGGKVDANGTTLSPILGPVLNGVGFANISDTDKGAYDGDTTHDRAIGPMQFIPSTWATWGQDANGDGKKDPSNIYDAAQAAGMYLCANDRNLAVKADLDRAVLSYNHSREYLNTVLSWFEYYKRGTHQVPDGTGVLPGGRSDDRDTTPGRNTPPPKTPVTKPPTPKPTPSKPVPPKPPTPTPAPVTKVARIKDASTGTLTATAGGTFATRPAVVALDAAGKPVAGVQVRFQITGDTDARFGIGAREITATTGANGKAVAPNLKAGERTGRFTVGAAVVGRTLGAVSFSATVTERSADTLTRLDAKELEAVTGAEFADQVRVKATDGGAVASGVALTATFITSADNPQTATEGPYFKGADGTALHTLTGLKTDADGVLTLPKIYADGKAGTFLLRLTAPGGGTLTVTLKVTEPAPEPTPTPTPTPTPSPSQSSGAPEATPTS from the coding sequence ATGGCATCGCACTTGGGGCGTCGGCTGCGCAGGGGAGCCACCAGCGGTGCGGTGGTGGCCGCGGCGGTCGCGGCACTGGCCGCCTCGCAGGCACCGGACATGGCACCGCCGCCCGCGGACAACGCGAGCGGTGACCTGCCGGCCGGTGCCGAGGACACGGCGACGCCCCCGGGCGGCTCGGCCTCCGGCAACTCGCCGTACTACACCGACCTGCCGCCGCTGAACACCCCCAACAAGCCCGGCGCCACCACCGATCTGCCGGTCATCACCGGCCCCGCGGAGGCCGGCATACCCGCGTCGGTCCTCGCCGCCTACAAGCGCGCCGAGCAGTCGATCCGGTCGACCGACCCCAACTGCAACCTGCCCTGGCAGCTGCTCGCGGGCATCGGCAAGGTCGAGTCCGGGCAGGCGCGCGGCGGCAAGGTCGACGCCAACGGCACCACCCTCTCGCCGATCCTCGGCCCGGTCCTCAACGGTGTCGGCTTCGCCAACATCTCGGACACGGACAAGGGCGCCTACGACGGCGACACCACGCACGACCGGGCGATAGGCCCGATGCAGTTCATCCCGTCCACCTGGGCCACCTGGGGCCAGGACGCCAACGGCGACGGGAAGAAGGACCCCAGCAACATCTACGACGCCGCCCAGGCCGCCGGCATGTACCTCTGCGCCAACGACCGCAACCTCGCGGTCAAGGCGGACCTGGACCGGGCCGTCCTCAGCTACAACCACTCGCGGGAGTACCTGAACACGGTCCTCTCCTGGTTCGAGTACTACAAGCGCGGCACCCACCAGGTGCCCGACGGCACCGGTGTGCTGCCCGGCGGCCGCAGCGACGACCGCGACACCACGCCCGGCCGGAACACCCCGCCGCCGAAGACGCCGGTCACGAAGCCGCCCACGCCGAAGCCGACCCCGTCGAAGCCCGTCCCGCCGAAGCCGCCCACGCCGACCCCCGCCCCGGTGACCAAGGTGGCCCGGATCAAGGACGCCTCCACCGGCACCCTGACCGCCACCGCCGGCGGCACCTTCGCCACCCGCCCCGCCGTCGTGGCGCTCGACGCGGCGGGCAAGCCGGTCGCCGGCGTCCAGGTGCGCTTCCAGATCACCGGGGACACCGACGCCCGCTTCGGCATCGGCGCCCGCGAGATCACCGCCACCACCGGAGCCAACGGCAAGGCCGTCGCCCCGAACCTCAAGGCGGGCGAGCGGACCGGCCGCTTCACCGTCGGTGCCGCGGTCGTGGGCCGCACCCTGGGCGCCGTCTCGTTCTCCGCGACCGTCACCGAGCGGAGCGCCGACACGCTCACCCGCCTCGACGCCAAGGAGCTCGAGGCCGTCACCGGCGCCGAGTTCGCCGACCAGGTGCGGGTCAAGGCAACCGACGGCGGAGCCGTCGCCTCCGGCGTCGCCCTGACCGCCACCTTCATCACCTCGGCGGACAACCCGCAGACCGCCACCGAGGGGCCCTACTTCAAGGGCGCGGACGGCACCGCCCTCCACACCCTCACGGGTCTGAAGACGGACGCCGACGGGGTGCTCACCCTGCCGAAGATCTACGCGGACGGGAAGGCCGGCACCTTCCTGCTGCGCCTGACCGCGCCCGGCGGCGGCACGCTGACCGTCACGCTGAAGGTCACCGAGCCGGCCCCCGAGCCGACGCCCACGCCGACCCCGACCCCGACGCCTTCCCCGTCGCAGTCCTCGGGCGCGCCGGAGGCCACGCCGACCTCCTGA
- the polA gene encoding DNA polymerase I, translated as MAETAAKKTDMTEENRPRLLLMDGHSLAYRAFFALPAENFTTATGQPTNAIYGFASMLANTLRDEAPTHFAVAFDVSRKTWRSDEFPEYKANRSKTPDEFKGQVELIGELLDAMHAPRFAVEGFEADDVIATLATQAEAEGFEVLIVTGDRDSFQLVTDHTTVLYPTKGVSELTRFTPEKVQEKYGLTPNQYPDFAALRGDPSDNLPGIPGVGEKTAAKWINQFGSFAELVERAEEVKGKAGQNFRDHLESVKLNRRLTEMVRDVELPKGVQDLAREPYDRTAVALVLDTLEIRNPSLRERLLAVDPGSAEEAAPAPAAGVELDFTVLGAGELAGWLDGHGAQPLGVATVDSWALGTGSVAEVALAAADGAAAWFDPSQLDEADERAWAAWIADPERPKVLHNAKGALRVFPEHGWTVAGVTMDTALAAYLVKPGRRSFALDALSVEYLGRELAPAAAADGQLAFGAEDTAEAEALMSQARAVLDLGTAFDERLAEVGARELLHEVELPTSVLLARLERHGIAADRDHLEALEQQFAGAVQQAVKEAHASVGHEFNLGSPKQLQEVFFGELNLPKTKKTKTGYTTDADALAWLAGQTEHELPVIMLRHREQARLRSTVEGLIKTVAADGRIHTTFSQTVAATGRLSSTDPNLQNVPVRTDEGRAIRHGFVVGEGFEALMTADYSQIELRVMAHLSEDEGLLEAFASGEDLHTTVASQVFGVERSAVDAEMRRKIKAMSYGLAYGLSAFGLSQQLGIDPAEARGLMDTYFERFGGVRDYLRRVVDEARATGYTETMLGRRRYLPDLNSDNRQRREAAERMALNAPIQGTAADIVKVAMLDVDRALTEAGLASRMLLQVHDEIVLELAPGERDRVEALVRERMSQAVDLRAPLDVSVGVGPDWDSAAH; from the coding sequence GTGGCCGAGACAGCAGCGAAGAAGACCGATATGACCGAAGAGAACCGTCCGCGCCTGCTCCTCATGGACGGGCATTCCCTGGCGTACCGGGCGTTCTTCGCGCTGCCCGCGGAGAACTTCACCACCGCGACCGGGCAGCCGACCAACGCGATCTACGGATTCGCGTCCATGCTCGCGAACACGCTCCGCGACGAGGCGCCCACGCACTTCGCCGTCGCCTTCGACGTGTCACGCAAGACCTGGCGCTCGGACGAGTTCCCCGAGTACAAGGCGAACCGCTCCAAGACCCCCGACGAGTTCAAGGGGCAGGTCGAGCTGATCGGCGAGCTCCTCGACGCCATGCACGCGCCCCGCTTCGCCGTCGAGGGCTTCGAGGCGGACGACGTCATCGCGACGCTCGCCACCCAGGCCGAGGCGGAGGGCTTCGAGGTCCTGATCGTCACCGGCGACCGGGACTCCTTCCAGCTGGTCACCGACCACACCACCGTGCTCTACCCGACCAAGGGCGTCTCCGAGCTGACCCGCTTCACCCCGGAGAAGGTCCAGGAGAAGTACGGACTCACTCCCAACCAGTACCCGGACTTCGCCGCGCTGCGCGGCGACCCGTCGGACAACCTGCCCGGCATCCCCGGCGTCGGCGAGAAGACCGCCGCCAAGTGGATCAACCAGTTCGGCTCCTTCGCCGAGCTCGTGGAGCGCGCCGAGGAGGTCAAGGGCAAGGCCGGGCAGAACTTCCGCGACCACCTGGAGTCGGTGAAGCTCAACCGCCGCCTCACCGAGATGGTCCGCGACGTGGAGCTGCCCAAGGGCGTCCAGGACCTGGCCCGCGAGCCGTACGACCGCACCGCCGTCGCCCTCGTCCTCGACACCCTGGAGATCCGCAACCCCTCGCTGCGCGAGCGGCTCCTCGCCGTCGACCCCGGCTCCGCCGAGGAGGCCGCCCCGGCCCCCGCCGCCGGCGTGGAGCTCGACTTCACCGTCCTCGGCGCCGGCGAGCTCGCCGGCTGGCTCGACGGGCACGGCGCCCAGCCGCTCGGTGTCGCCACCGTCGACAGCTGGGCGCTCGGCACCGGCAGCGTCGCCGAGGTCGCCCTCGCCGCGGCCGACGGCGCCGCCGCCTGGTTCGACCCGTCCCAGCTCGACGAGGCCGACGAGCGCGCGTGGGCCGCCTGGATCGCCGACCCGGAGCGGCCCAAGGTCCTGCACAACGCCAAGGGCGCCCTGCGGGTCTTCCCCGAGCACGGCTGGACCGTCGCCGGCGTCACCATGGACACCGCGCTCGCCGCCTACCTGGTCAAGCCGGGCCGCCGCTCCTTCGCCCTGGACGCGCTCTCCGTCGAGTACCTGGGCCGCGAGCTCGCCCCCGCGGCCGCCGCCGACGGCCAGCTCGCCTTCGGCGCCGAGGACACCGCCGAGGCCGAGGCCCTCATGAGCCAGGCCCGTGCCGTCCTCGACCTCGGCACCGCCTTCGACGAGCGGCTCGCCGAGGTCGGCGCGCGCGAGCTCCTGCACGAGGTCGAGCTGCCCACCTCCGTCCTCCTCGCCCGCCTGGAGCGGCACGGCATCGCCGCCGACCGGGACCACCTGGAGGCTCTGGAGCAGCAGTTCGCGGGCGCGGTGCAGCAGGCCGTGAAGGAGGCGCACGCCTCCGTCGGCCACGAGTTCAACCTCGGCTCGCCCAAGCAGCTCCAGGAGGTCTTCTTCGGCGAGCTGAACCTGCCGAAGACGAAGAAGACGAAGACCGGCTACACCACGGACGCCGACGCCCTCGCCTGGCTCGCCGGCCAGACCGAGCACGAGCTCCCGGTGATCATGCTCCGCCACCGCGAGCAGGCCCGGCTGCGCTCCACCGTCGAAGGCCTGATCAAGACCGTCGCGGCCGACGGCCGGATCCACACCACCTTCAGCCAGACCGTCGCCGCCACCGGCCGCCTCTCCTCCACCGACCCCAACCTGCAGAACGTGCCGGTGCGCACCGACGAGGGCCGCGCCATCCGGCACGGCTTCGTCGTCGGCGAGGGCTTCGAGGCCCTGATGACCGCCGACTACAGCCAGATCGAGCTGCGCGTGATGGCCCACCTCTCCGAGGACGAGGGCCTGCTCGAGGCCTTCGCCTCCGGCGAGGACCTGCACACCACGGTCGCCTCGCAGGTCTTCGGCGTCGAGCGGTCCGCCGTCGACGCGGAGATGCGCCGCAAGATCAAGGCCATGTCGTACGGTCTGGCCTACGGCCTGTCCGCCTTCGGCCTCTCCCAGCAGCTGGGCATCGACCCGGCCGAGGCCCGCGGCCTGATGGACACCTACTTCGAGCGCTTCGGCGGCGTCCGCGACTACCTGCGCCGGGTCGTCGACGAGGCCCGCGCCACGGGCTACACGGAGACGATGCTGGGCCGTCGCCGCTACCTCCCGGACCTCAACAGCGACAACCGCCAGCGCCGCGAGGCGGCCGAGCGGATGGCGCTGAACGCCCCGATCCAGGGCACCGCGGCGGACATCGTGAAGGTCGCCATGCTCGACGTGGACCGCGCCCTCACGGAGGCCGGCCTCGCGTCCCGGATGCTCCTCCAGGTCCACGACGAAATCGTCCTGGAGCTCGCCCCCGGCGAGCGCGACCGGGTCGAGGCCCTGGTCCGCGAGCGGATGTCGCAGGCCGTCGACCTGCGCGCCCCGCTGGACGTCTCCGTCGGCGTCGGCCCGGACTGGGACTCCGCCGCCCACTGA